Part of the Paenibacillus guangzhouensis genome is shown below.
GTGGAAAGTATGGAATAAACGAGATATTATTCTCTGTCGTATATGGAAAGAATTCTTGTTCCGCTTCACGCTGCAGCAAATTGTAGTTTCCCTGTAATACATCGACATAACCATCCTTATTTGCTTCTTTCAATTGTTCAAGTGAGAAGTTGGAAACGCCAATTGCTCTAATTTTACCTTCGTCCTTCAGCTGTTTTAAAGCTCCAACCGCTTCATCTTTTGGTGTATGTTGATCATTATTTGGGTACGCTTGGCTTGCAGTGGGATTCTTAAAAAAACCTATTTAAATATTAATGATGAATATCTTGAATATAAATGGTTATTTGGACACAAGATTATCCCCTTAAGTAGCATATACGAAGTTGAATTTTTCTCCGAGAGGGGAATTATTAATATGGGAGTATGGGCTAATGATCAGGGGAAAAAATCGTTCTGGGAAAATACGGACCGATTTTTCGGCATTAGAAAGTGAGAAACACAATTGAACTAACGGGAAACGATAGATCAATAAAAGACAGAGTAACGGTAGCCATTCATTAGCTGCCGTTTTTTAACTTAACGGGCAGGATAATTTAAGATCATTAGCGGAGAATGGTATCATCTTATACAAAAATGAAGTTGACTAAGCTGATATAAAAAACTAGTCTAAAATCAGGAAGAAAAATCCAGTTACAGAGGCGGGTTGAAGAACATGGCAGATACGATCGTTGAAAGAGTTTCTTTTTTGCAAATTCCAGTTAAGAATCTTGAAGAATCTACTGTATGGTACGTTAATTATTTAGGATGCAGGATACAATGGAAACGACCGGACAATAAAATGACTATTCTTGAACTTCCTTCGGGTCCGGAAATTTTTCTGTGTGAAACGGAATTACATCAAGGAACAATGTCGGTCGTTATCGGGTTTGAAACAGAGGACATTATGAAACTGCTATTCCATCTGAAGAGTAATGGGGTAAAGATTGGCGAGATCAGACAAGACAGAGGAGTAGTTGAGTACGAAGAAGTCAAAGAGATCCTT
Proteins encoded:
- a CDS encoding VOC family protein, coding for MADTIVERVSFLQIPVKNLEESTVWYVNYLGCRIQWKRPDNKMTILELPSGPEIFLCETELHQGTMSVVIGFETEDIMKLLFHLKSNGVKIGEIRQDRGVVEYEEVKEILGIDFDFYDPSGNMLVAHSKSTFEE